In Babesia bovis T2Bo chromosome 3, whole genome shotgun sequence, the genomic window TGAGTAAGTAGATGATTTCCAAAGAGGGAACGCATTTAGCCACTCAGGTCTTTCGGCTGGAGCTACCAAATCAGTCAAATCAACAGTATCGAGCTCATCAAACGTACTATTCTTCAAGAAAAGTGTGTGATCTTTACGAGAGTACCATATATTGTCCATATCATCCCTCAACTGCCAGAACATTATCCTTGTACCTGGAGCAGTGCCGAGCTTGTTGATCTGTTCTGCCAAAAGGGTAGCGCTGTTGAAAGGACTGTATGTCATAAGCAGTCGCTGATGGTGTCTCTGATCAACCATGCGCGATCCCTCCTTATTGATTAATTCCTTACTTGGTAGCCTCCACATACACAATGGTACAGACATCTCGCGAGACTCACATTGTGACATGAGCTCCATGCTTAACATACCAATACCTATGCTATCGATAGTACGAGACATAACAGCACAACCGAAGGCAGTTCGAGCGAATGCCATTTTAAATCCGACGCCATATTCATATGCAGGCCCTCTTTCACCCAATTTGGATTGACCGAAGAGCTTAAGCATTTTGTTCATAGACGTATAATCCAACCCATTACCATCGTCCTGTATACACAGCATCGGCCTATCACCCTGTGGCGAAGCCTCCCACTTGATTGATATCTTTGTGCTGCTCGTCGATTCCTTCAGACAATTAGACACAAGCTGTGATATGGCTCCAAACGCCCACCTCTGCATTGTACATAGTGCCCAAAACAAATCGGGGGAATGGCTTTCACGGTAGAACCACGGTGGGAAAACGTTATGCTTGGTGTGCATACCCTTGAGATTATTAGAATCCGTTGGAGAAATGATAGAGTTAGTGAGGAAAAGATCTTCACCAGTCAGACTAAGAACCCACGCGTCATTCAGTACTTGTTTCCTGTGGAAACCACCATGGAAAAAGATACAAGGCACCGAAGGTTTGCTTCCCGGGAATAGGATATTCCTCTTCTCGAAGAAACATGCGACATGGAGTTGCCTCGGTTCGAACGTATCACCAAGATAGTTTCGTGGGTAGTTGGGTTTCAGTATATACCATCTGCGCTGGGAAAAGAAATAGAAGTACAGCTTATCCGAAGCCACAACTGTCCTGCGACTACCAGGTGCATAGGTTAGACCTCCTGTCAATAGCATTAATCGTTCGATAGTCCTGGGAACACCCGTGTGAAGTTCCTTACACCGCTGAGCGATGAATATTGAACTATAGTGCGATCTTGGACCTATGTTACCTTCATATATTTCCTGATACCAGGTTCCGGTGGTAGGACTGGAAAATTTAAACATCCATAGGTCATCAAGCAGTGTACGTTCAGATCTATCGACGAAACCCTGCGGTCCATTTGTTTCTCCACCAAAAACGCATAAGGTATCATCATCTGCCCACAGTGCACACAATCCGAAACGTGGCAATGGCTGTTTACCCTCAGCTGGGTATTCTACCTGTGCCCACGTAGCGGATTCAATGTGGTATGCCCACATATCGTTAAGTGATTCCAATTGTGATCTAACCCCCGTTTTACCACCAAATATGAAAAGAAACTCTGCTCCTCCTTTCGGTTTTTGGCTGGCTTCACAACGGGCCGGATACACTACAGCACAATGTTCATCTCTTGGCAGAGGAACACGCCCAGTAGCATGACGACGGTTAAACCATTTGCGTTTTTCCAAGTCCaatatgtgtatatcattgaAAAAACGCTCACCGTTAAAACCACCGAATATGATAATAGAATGCGTTTGACGTATGACGGCGACATTAGCTGAATTACCTTCACGTGGCGGAGGCACCTCTCCGGAGAAGTTCATCTGTTTCGAACTGAAATTCACAAGGCTTACCACATGAGCCTTAGCAAAATTAACTCCATGCGGATTGCCATTACTGCCTCCAATAAGATATGCACGACTGCCGATACATATAAGCGAGTGACCGTACAAAGCTCCAGCACTGATTGATCGTCTAATCGGCATCCAGCATGCCTTTTGCAGCAATAGTCCAGCAGACGCTGCCCTGGAAGCTGCTAGATTGTCCTTCGCAGTACCGGGAACTCCAATACCTTTCCGAGTACCGAGATTCCGTCGTATCGTGCGCAAGATATCCTCTTTAGAGCCTCCTGCGAAGTGAGCAGGTTGGGGAGCGGGTGGATGCATCGTTTGTACTGCAGGAACTGGTCCATTCTGTGTCATTCCCATATTTGTATCATTGTGTGCAGCATTGTACATACGGCTAAGGTTAAATGCCGACTCAATACGCATCAATCCATTTTGATCGGGTAAGGGGACACGATCAGGATCTGATTCAAGTTGTTTAATGACGGAATAAAGTACATCATGTCCCACTATGGCTCCAATGTATGAGTACACCTTGGAATGTTCGAACTTATTATTGAGAAATTCTGTGACAACTCCTCTGATACTGTGTCTTTGCTGAGGTGTTGTGTATGCATCACTGGCAAGGACTTCCAATAAATTAAATAACGTAGGTCGGTTGGCCCCGCGTGCCTCTGCATCGCCTTCTGCTGATTCCCGATGGTCCATTGTGCATAATATCTAGAGCAGACAACGTAACACTTTTACATTTCGCTGTCTACCTATTCAGCGCTGTGAAATATTGCTCTCGATTCTTCCGTGCTTGTGTGTTTCACGAAACTTTAGACATTATAGATTCAGTGGTAACACCAACTGTTTGGTGGTTCTATGACAATCAAGCAGCAACAGCGGACAGAGTAGCCCACAGAATCTGCACTGTGCGATTTTTAATATGAAAAACACAAATTACGGGTTGGACAAATTTAATGAAGTACCGCACTTCTTAGGTTCACGCTGCAAGTGTAACCACACAAACGCGTGAACACAGTGCGGGGGGTGACACTAAGAAATCATGTACACATCGCGTGGCAGACGCAAAAGACACAGATCCACGCACTTGAAGTTTTTACTGATCCTGCACATATAGTCAATTTCATTAATTTTAGTTAGCATGCCGGATATGTGTGTTTAGACATAGTGCAGAATCCTGCTAAAGACATGTGTAATCTGAGACGTGACTAGAATGCATTTAAATAATATGAGAAGTACACTCTTAATGCAAGCATACTAATGGAGCATGCGGCAGATTTGCATTAGATTCCATCCATTTTTAGATCACTCAGATCTACCTCCATGACATAGCTTTATGAAAATTGTTGTGGTCAAAATTTTGGTAGTATTTAGTGTCTACTGTAATTTATTTGATGTGTGTTATGTTTAGCGTTGATCAAAATGCTACAccctgtatatacaattacCGTATCTCCAGCAATCCCCATGGTTTGGCGATATTTGCCTGCATGATACTTTTATGTGTTGATTCATTTGACTTCCATGTTCTTTTAATGCACCATATCCACATTTCTCGTAGTACCAATGCTGCGGTAACCTAGCGGTTACTTAATGTGACGTGTGTATATTCTACGATATAAGGTGTGCGTAGTGTGTTGTACTCTATCAGTGTACTCACCAACGTGTTTCATTCCAAAATGGACCAAAATCACACTTTCTGTCCTGAAGACGAACTTATATGCGACCGGTGCATGTTATATCAAACATCGTGTTCATTCGTTATGGAATATTTGGAAAatattaacattatattcaCTACCATAAGTTATTCTTGTTGTTTCCACATTGTACTTATGTCCGGCGAAACAACAAATTTTTTGTGATAGTTGCCCAGGAAAAGAAATTCGTTATTTTCTTCCAATAGACATCCAACTTGCTGTTTACATGTCATTCTGTTGCCTTGTGCGAAGTTGAATACATGATTGCCGATATGCAATCGCACTTTACCACTCTTGTGGATACGAATCCTTCCTAGTTTTCCAGAAGGCAAAGAAGCTAGATGCGATGTGTTATACGATAAGGGCTCTTGTGTCGTTTGTATAGGGGGAGCTTGATCCGTTTGCTTcggtttatatatatccctATTTGCAGTTGGCTTCCATTTGAGTGTGCGATCTTTGTCTAATCCCGGCATTGCATTCGGCATTTGTATATGCATAAAATGGGTACCACTACATAGATGTAAGTAATAGCATCTACCAACTTACGGTGTACTGAAAAATTCTAGCATTGAAGTTTCCGTCAGCTGCATTTACTTTCATAGAAACTAAAGGAACATACCCTTTCTTCCATAGGACCAGGGAATACCCTAGGTACCAATGTAGTAGGATTTTCATTTACTATTTCTAATAATGCTTCTGTACtacatatatcaatactTTCATCTTCGTCATCTGTTTTGATGTTTTTATTTAGCGAAGTGTCTAGTTGCAGCGTTGGCAGTACGTTCGTGTATTGTTCCTCCTTAATTGGGTCACAGCTGTCGTCCAATGGCAGATCATCGTCATCAAATAAATTTTCCATTGTGAAAACATCAACAATTCGTCAAATGTGCgatttatataaacaacaataCGACATAACTATGGCGCTACACAATACGTAACTAACACATTAGACCCCAGGAAGCATTTCAGTGTCTAATTGACGTTTTCTCATGTCGATTGCTGCTGGATTTATACAAACGCTTTTGGTCACGTCCGCCGTTTTATAGATTCCTACCATTTGGTTACAAAGTTCGAACATTTGGCTGCGCAGCGATATGATAATGAATTGTGCGTCCTTAGTTCGTTCTCTGATGTTCTGTGCTATAATGCTAACGTTACGGAAATCCAATGCTGCATCAATTTCGTCCATAAAGTACACCGGGTTAGGTTTATAATGATGCAATGCGAATACCAATGCCAGTGAACTTAATGTCTTTTCTCCACCTGAAAGGTTTTGTATTTGTTTCCAGCTTTTCTTTGCCGGTCTCACTGAGAACAATATACCTTCTGTGAAGGGATCTGTCGAATCTACAAGTTCTAGTTCCGCATCACCTCCTAGTGTAATAGCTTGGTACATTTCTTTTAGTTTTGCTGCGATTATAGCGAAATTGTGCATGAATTCACTTTTTCTTTTAAAACACAGTTGATCAAGTGTCCGTTTTGTCTCATCACGACGCTCTTGTACATCCTTTAGTTCCTGCTGTTTGCGATTATATTCCTGTGCCTTCAATTTGAAGTCATCTATGACTCCTAGGTTAGGTACATTTCCAAGCTCCTTCTTGGCCTTTTCTACAAGATGACGTAGTTGATCTATATCTAACTTTTCGAATTGCGTAGTATCGTTTTTTCCAGAGGTGCCACTATCAAGTTTCTTGGTGTCGGCCTCTTCCTCTGTACTTGTGTTAACATCATTAGTTTCTTTCTCATCACTATCATCACTTTCCTTATCATTGCCAACTGATTTGAAGTTCTCTGATTTCTTTTTGTCTTTTATTTTAGGCATCACTGGTGCAGTTAATTTCATGGTTTCATTTACCATTGCTTGCGCCTCTTCACTAGTTTTGATTAACGCTATTGTCCTTTTTAACGATTTCTCAACATCCTTCAAATACTTCTCTCGTTCTCCTAATTTAAGTTGGAATGAATTGATCTGTTTCTTGATATCATCTATATTGTGGCGCATCTCTAAGGACATGAGATCGTGTTCTTCTATGAGTTTATTTTTTGCAGTTAGTTCCTTGTTAATCTCGGCTAATTGCTTTTGGAGTTCGTCTACCTTAGCTGTAACGCTATTCATTTCATTACTGACAGCTGCAGCTTCATCTTCCAGGTCATTTAATTGGGATTCTAGGTCCTTCTCTCGTGCTTTATGTTGTTCTATTTCCTTGGTGTATTTTTCAATATCTCTTGTGCACTTGGCTGCATCCGCTTGTCCCTTTGCTGCATCTTTACGTAATTTATCTACTTCTTGTCTTGTATCTGATAGTTTACTTTCGATTTCGGCAACCCGTGTTTTTGCCACGCGTAGTTttcctttaccaacattatTAACCGCTTCGTAAGCATTTGCTACGATTTTCTCATGCTCTTTGACCTTTTCAGCTGTTATAGCTGCATTAGTTTCCATTTGCATGAGTTTTGCCTtcatttttgatatttggTTCTCACTTTCAGCAGTTTGTTTATTCTCTTCTAACTGTTTCATTCGCCCCGATAATTCTTCTAATTGTACTTCTTCATTATGCACGGTATGCTTCAAAAGATCGATGTTATATTCAAGCTCCTTTATTGTTTTAGCAATCATATTTTGTCTGAGTGTGTACTGCGAGATATCTTCCTTCATTTGTGATATTTCTTTAGTAGCAGTGTCTATTTCCTTAGACATGAGTTCCAGTTGCGCAGGGTCAATAGTTGGCTTGCCAGTTGCTGACGATGAACGGCCCTTTGTGTTGATGCCACCTCCCTTCCTGGCCTTTATACCACCTCCACTCATACGTCCATCAGGTTCAATTAACTCCCCTTCGAGTGTGACTACACGCCTTCTATGTTTATAACCCACCTTGGTTGCGACTTCAAGATTAGGTGCGAGTAGCGTTTCACGTAGAGCTGAAAAGAAGCATACGCGGTAAATGGGTTGTGATGGTTGTACCAACTGTACTAGGTATTGTACATCATCAGTTAATCTATCAGCAGAGTTGCGATCGAACGCCTCCATCTGCCTTCTAAGATCATTGTTCAGTACACTTAGGGCCAATGCAGAGCATCGTCCGAGGTTACGTTTTCGCAGTTCATCGAACACCTGCGATGCAACATCTGGTGTGTCTACTACTAACACATCAACTTGGCCTCCTGCAGCTGCCATGAATGCATTTTCATATTCGGGTGCTATAGATCCCAGATCGCCAAGTCTACCGTGTATACCTCTAATTTTGCCGCTAGCGGATAATCccatgatatatttgtattGATCATTTGATCCAACCATTTCATCAAGGTCCCTTTTCAGAGATTCATATTCACCACGTTTTTGTGTACACCACTGCGTTTTTGATTTTAGTACAGGCTCGATTTCATTTATCTTTTGTCCGTAATCATCGAAAATGACACGGTGTTTTTCCAGTTCAGTTTCATCTCTATTAAGTACAGTTTTATGCTCTTTTAATGATTCAATTAATTTTTGAGTCATTTCATTGATTGAGTTTATATTACTTTCATCTTCTAGTTTCCTATCTTCTAGTAGCTTGATTGATGAGTTGAGTATACTGATATCCTTTTTAGCTTCATCATATGCTACCTGCAATGGTGCTAAACATGATTCACATTTTGCAAGCTCTGCATTTGCTGCTTCAAGTTCAGGTTTCAATTGCTCCATTAGTTCTTCCACTGCGTGTTCTGCTTTATCCAGTTGTTCTTGTAACTCTGGCACTTTATCCATCAGTTTATCTGCACGAGACAGGTTATCAAGTGCCTCCTGTTCTAACTTCGGTTTGTTTGTGCCAGCTTGTTTAATAGattttgttttttcttCAACCTTTTTAACTTCCCTTAACAGCTGTTTGCGCAGATCCTCATCTTTGGCTACCATTTTTTGCAAGTTATCATTTAATTTCTTTTGTATTTTTTTGATCGATGACAACTCGGTATCAACTTTCTGTATATTCTTTGTATCTTCTGCGCGTGCTGCTTGCAATGCTTCCATTTCTGCATTAGCACTGCTGAAACTTTTTTCCAACTCATCAAGCTTTTCTGAATATTCATCACGTTTATGCACTATGGATTCAATTTCCTTATGCGCTAGAACTTCTTGTGCTTGTAATAGCCGCTTTTCTTTGGCAATATATTCATCAGCTTCTCTTTTGGACTCCATTAGGTCATCAACTTCCTTTTGTGCAACTCTAGCTCGATTAAATCGTTCTTGATGGTTATCTTGTATTTCTTCGTAGTTTTTTTGAGCTTCGCGTATTGCATCTAAATATTGGTTCGTTCCAATTATATCTTCAAGATATTCTAATAGGCCTTCTTCTTCAGGTCTTGTTGCTTTAGGTTTCATTTGTGCGATTTGTTCGACTTCTCCTTGCAGTATAAGAAATCTATTATTATAAAGATCCATTCCGAAACTTTTCAATGAATTGGATACATCTTTTTGTGTTGCGTTCTTTCCATTAATTCTGTACTTTGATGTATTATCACGTTGTACTTCTCTAGATATGACTAATTCGCTTCCTGGTACTATATCGTATTCATCTACATCTGGATCACTATCTATAATTTCGCAGAAGTGTACTGCTACTTCCATGGATTGTAGTGGTTTTCCTTTGCTAAGCGTCAGGTAAGCTTGTGAGTTGTGTATGAGATCTGAAAGCTTGTCAAAACGCATTTGTTTAGCTCTGAATCCAAAAACGAACAACATAGCATCGATAACATTACTTTTTCCCGATCCATTGGGTCCGACTATCGATGTAAAACGTTTATGGAATGGACCAATTACCGTTGTACCTCCATAGCTTTTAAAGTTACGCAGTACAACTTTATTAATGATAAGCCTTCTGACCGGTTCATTTAAGTTACGTGTTTCAGCTCCGATGGCTCGTACATGTTCCGGTATTCGTTGTCTATTTCTAGTTGTTGATGCGTAATCTTTCAACGTTAAAGATGTGTCTTCTTCCATATTTATAATCctatactatatattaGGACTATTTCATGGTATTATCTGCGACATTCTGATAGTTGTAACTAATAACAATCCATTTGCATTGCAATAGTGGCAATATGTTTTGACTCTAAGTGATTATAATACATCAAAAATTAAACTAAAAGGTTGCACATTGAAAAACTACGGTAACGGCTCATACAACATGATGTTGTAAATCTATATCTGTCTTTTGTGAATTGTGAAACTGTAGTTAATAAAATTATGCGAAATATCGATTTTAAAATAAGTTCATCATATTAATTCTTTAAATTACGTTAgaaaatatacattggttATAAGATATGTGTTAAATGGCGTATGATGTGAATGCGATAGATTAGTGCTGTATGATTCACCTAAAACACAGTCGAAACAAACAGAAACGATTTTAGTTAACAAAACATGGTAGACAAAATATTGGACATGGTTATAATACTACCAAGTGTGCTGGGATGTGCACAAAAACACACATGCACACGTAGCAGTCGGTCCATCAAAAACAACGGTTGTGTATGTCTACgtttattttaaaaacatCGTTGTACTCAACCAAGTTCGCCTGTATTGTTATGGGTAAGTTCAAACCGATTTGTGGGTTATCGAAGAAAATTCCCCGTTGACTTGCAGCCATGCAATTGTGTTATACATACAATTCTACTAAATAACGCAGTTACACATATTAATCATTATTAAACAACCGTTTTATGATTTGTTCAGACTTATAGTTCGTGACCACATAACTGTGTTGACGGCACCCCTACGCGACTCAAATCACTCGATATTGAATATCGTGCAACACACTTTAAAAGGACAATTCCgaatattatattatttggAGTCGTTTTTTCATTATACACTTTGTCTATCTTTGTGTATAATCCTAATTCGTTGTCAAGATGTCTTCGGTAGGTGTCTTTTAACATGGCCCACACACATTGCAGACTTCTGCTCGTTCTTCAGGTTCCAGGCCTTCATACCGCCTACAATCACCTAGTCGCAAGGTTACTTTCAGTCAGACTTGTGAAGTAATTCCTAGAAGCAGTGAAGCTGTAAGTGTATCTCTCCAACGTTAATGTTCAACAGAACTCACAGCATTCGAAAGAGAACGAGGAACGCGACGACGACAATGCTACCCTTGAGATTATTCTGTTCTTGGTGACTATTATACTACCATTCATTGGTATGTCAGTATTTAATATGTTAACAGTGTTTAGGTTGCATTATTTTCATCAAGAGGAAGAACGCCAGGAAGACTTCTCGTCAATACCAATGGGCTTACCGTGCTCTCCAGCTCGGTACCTTCCTCTCTGTTGTATACAGTTTCATTTTATGTTCTCTACTTCACCAGTACAAGCTCCAATCATCTGAGGGTGACATTTTGGGTTACTCATACGTTGAGATTAAAGATGCTGTTCAGCCCGCATCTTGAATGAACAAAATTCATTTTATAACATGTATTAATCAGTTTTACGTTTGACGTCAGTCATATCCATCAGTGACTTGATTACTATAAGCAATGTAATGGCTGCGACTGCAATTGTGGTGGCAATCGTCACTTTGGTCACGGTACCAAATTCCTTGTAGTGCCCTATTGGCGCCATTAGGGTCAAATATGTATGATGGtccatgtatatatgtccATCCTTCTTACCGGGGCACAACTCAGCTGAGAATGTACGAGTTGAAAATGGATATTTCGTTTTGGTTGGTGCACATACTGAAGCAGGTGGTCCTTCGGCGTTAGGTAGTTCActttttgtaatatatatgcgtCTCCACCACATCTTATTGGCATTTTTGGACACCGGTGGCTTATAACCAGCTCCTACCAGATTCAAAAAGGATGTGCTTCGCTTGAACTTGAGGTATTGCTCTGCCATTGGTGGCAGTGTTCCCGTTTCCTTTTGTGGTTTATTAGTGGTATGCAAGAAGAATACCATGGGTTCCGACACTGTGACAAGGGAATAATCCGCATTATTTTCGTGGAGCACCTCATCCGACTTTACAAAATCTGCTATTTCCTTTGTCATACCTTTGTTCATGTGCAGGTACCTCACGTGCATAGGCAACCGATACTGTAATTTCAAGTGCTCATATGTCAGCGACCATGtgtctagtgctatatatccGTACCATATGATTGGTGAAGAGTTTAATTCCCCATCCTCGATATTAACGAAGGGGGTCTTAATGAATTCTATCATGGCGGTACCATATGGTTTTCCAGTTCTGTTATCTACTTCGCTAGTTGTTAACCCTGTTACT contains:
- a CDS encoding RNA polymerase III RPC4 family protein, whose translation is MENLFDDDDLPLDDSCDPIKEEQYTNVLPTLQLDTSLNKNIKTDDEDESIDICSTEALLEIVNENPTTLVPRVFPGPMEERLTETSMLEFFSTPGTHFMHIQMPNAMPGLDKDRTLKWKPTANRDIYKPKQTDQAPPIQTTQEPLSYNTSHLASLPSGKLGRIRIHKSGKVRLHIGNHVFNFAQGNRMTCKQQVGCLLEENNEFLFLGNYHKKFVVSPDISTMWKQQE
- a CDS encoding Kelch motif family protein, producing the protein MDHRESAEGDAEARGANRPTLFNLLEVLASDAYTTPQQRHSIRGVVTEFLNNKFEHSKVYSYIGAIVGHDVLYSVIKQLESDPDRVPLPDQNGLMRIESAFNLSRMYNAAHNDTNMGMTQNGPVPAVQTMHPPAPQPAHFAGGSKEDILRTIRRNLGTRKGIGVPGTAKDNLAASRAASAGLLLQKACWMPIRRSISAGALYGHSLICIGSRAYLIGGSNGNPHGVNFAKAHVVSLVNFSSKQMNFSGEVPPPREGNSANVAVIRQTHSIIIFGGFNGERFFNDIHILDLEKRKWFNRRHATGRVPLPRDEHCAVVYPARCEASQKPKGGAEFLFIFGGKTGVRSQLESLNDMWAYHIESATWAQVEYPAEGKQPLPRFGLCALWADDDTLCVFGGETNGPQGFVDRSERTLLDDLWMFKFSSPTTGTWYQEIYEGNIGPRSHYSSIFIAQRCKELHTGVPRTIERLMLLTGGLTYAPGSRRTVVASDKLYFYFFSQRRWYILKPNYPRNYLGDTFEPRQLHVACFFEKRNILFPGSKPSVPCIFFHGGFHRKQVLNDAWVLSLTGEDLFLTNSIISPTDSNNLKGMHTKHNVFPPWFYRESHSPDLFWALCTMQRWAFGAISQLVSNCLKESTSSTKISIKWEASPQGDRPMLCIQDDGNGLDYTSMNKMLKLFGQSKLGERGPAYEYGVGFKMAFARTAFGCAVMSRTIDSIGIGMLSMELMSQCESREMSVPLCMWRLPSKELINKEGSRMVDQRHHQRLLMTYSPFNSATLLAEQINKLGTAPGTRIMFWQLRDDMDNIWYSRKDHTLFLKNSTFDELDTVDLTDLVAPAERPEWLNAFPLWKSSTYSMDYCLPVYLYWLHLRTSCAITVQDYDLVPYDMPVKVEQQKTENETPDITMVDATNPETIEQQENVKAEEETKETTTPSITTQGDVYNCNRTGCSYCSVAPVDRGLMEDRSLWSFLNRRLYCKVQLPFLFNPADHKHGCYAMIGFLNRPSFCTDENNTEVTGDKNDERVCETGILLYFKERLITRLEGPFPAPHTEIESAHQPPKDSLFKGELYRFALTAVVNVPDWLIPSASKQEFVQENNTAYVEFKAKLMALLSEYSKVCYNDAARKEWEAQKMHQLVEHDRLQEELRIERTTSDSHEETIPTWRNDAERDVAAGEMSDSSATHGQGGSPPVE
- a CDS encoding RecF/RecN/SMC (structural maintenance of chromosome) N terminal domain family protein; its protein translation is MEEDTSLTLKDYASTTRNRQRIPEHVRAIGAETRNLNEPVRRLIINKVVLRNFKSYGGTTVIGPFHKRFTSIVGPNGSGKSNVIDAMLFVFGFRAKQMRFDKLSDLIHNSQAYLTLSKGKPLQSMEVAVHFCEIIDSDPDVDEYDIVPGSELVISREVQRDNTSKYRINGKNATQKDVSNSLKSFGMDLYNNRFLILQGEVEQIAQMKPKATRPEEEGLLEYLEDIIGTNQYLDAIREAQKNYEEIQDNHQERFNRARVAQKEVDDLMESKREADEYIAKEKRLLQAQEVLAHKEIESIVHKRDEYSEKLDELEKSFSSANAEMEALQAARAEDTKNIQKVDTELSSIKKIQKKLNDNLQKMVAKDEDLRKQLLREVKKVEEKTKSIKQAGTNKPKLEQEALDNLSRADKLMDKVPELQEQLDKAEHAVEELMEQLKPELEAANAELAKCESCLAPLQVAYDEAKKDISILNSSIKLLEDRKLEDESNINSINEMTQKLIESLKEHKTVLNRDETELEKHRVIFDDYGQKINEIEPVLKSKTQWCTQKRGEYESLKRDLDEMVGSNDQYKYIMGLSASGKIRGIHGRLGDLGSIAPEYENAFMAAAGGQVDVLVVDTPDVASQVFDELRKRNLGRCSALALSVLNNDLRRQMEAFDRNSADRLTDDVQYLVQLVQPSQPIYRVCFFSALRETLLAPNLEVATKVGYKHRRRVVTLEGELIEPDGRMSGGGIKARKGGGINTKGRSSSATGKPTIDPAQLELMSKEIDTATKEISQMKEDISQYTLRQNMIAKTIKELEYNIDLLKHTVHNEEVQLEELSGRMKQLEENKQTAESENQISKMKAKLMQMETNAAITAEKVKEHEKIVANAYEAVNNVGKGKLRVAKTRVAEIESKLSDTRQEVDKLRKDAAKGQADAAKCTRDIEKYTKEIEQHKAREKDLESQLNDLEDEAAAVSNEMNSVTAKVDELQKQLAEINKELTAKNKLIEEHDLMSLEMRHNIDDIKKQINSFQLKLGEREKYLKDVEKSLKRTIALIKTSEEAQAMVNETMKLTAPVMPKIKDKKKSENFKSVGNDKESDDSDEKETNDVNTSTEEEADTKKLDSGTSGKNDTTQFEKLDIDQLRHLVEKAKKELGNVPNLGVIDDFKLKAQEYNRKQQELKDVQERRDETKRTLDQLCFKRKSEFMHNFAIIAAKLKEMYQAITLGGDAELELVDSTDPFTEGILFSVRPAKKSWKQIQNLSGGEKTLSSLALVFALHHYKPNPVYFMDEIDAALDFRNVSIIAQNIRERTKDAQFIIISLRSQMFELCNQMVGIYKTADVTKSVCINPAAIDMRKRQLDTEMLPGV
- a CDS encoding putative integral membrane protein; protein product: MSSTSARSSGSRPSYRLQSPSRKVTFSQTCEVIPRSSEANSQHSKENEERDDDNATLEIILFLVTIILPFIGCIIFIKRKNARKTSRQYQWAYRALQLGTFLSVVYSFILCSLLHQYKLQSSEGDILGYSYVEIKDAVQPAS